In Rhizobium gallicum bv. gallicum R602sp, the following proteins share a genomic window:
- a CDS encoding ATP-binding protein produces MALYPRLVEQRVADAMSDTRVVLIVGPRQSGKTTLAKKMANKGMEYYTLDNATTLDAARQDPVGFVRGMDRAIIDEIQRAPELLLAIKESVDTDQRPGRFLLTGSANLMTLPRVADSLAGRMEVVRLLPLAQSEIRTAGSSFLRDAFQNEAKAGEPIVGDDLMAAVLAGGYPEALGRKTLSRRQDWYADYIQAIVQRDVRDVAQIEQIAQMPRLLRILAQHSGQLVNYSGIGAAIGMNHITTQKYVGIFESLFLARTVQPWFSNKLKRLTKTPKIHFLDSGLLASLRDLSLDRLRDDRGQFGALLETFVFGEILKLASGGHTRFEFSHFRDKQQNEVDIVIEDRSGRVVGIEIKAAASVSSSDFSGLRILAEACGEQFVSGIVLYDHNKVIPFGERLSAVPISALWH; encoded by the coding sequence TTGGCGCTGTATCCAAGACTCGTTGAGCAACGCGTTGCCGACGCCATGTCAGACACGCGAGTCGTACTGATCGTCGGTCCCCGACAATCTGGAAAAACAACGTTGGCCAAGAAGATGGCCAACAAGGGGATGGAGTATTACACGCTGGACAATGCGACGACCCTGGACGCAGCGCGACAGGATCCAGTTGGCTTTGTAAGAGGCATGGATCGCGCCATCATCGATGAAATTCAGCGCGCTCCCGAGCTGTTGTTGGCCATCAAGGAAAGCGTGGATACCGACCAGCGCCCAGGGCGTTTCCTCCTGACCGGTTCAGCCAATCTAATGACGTTGCCACGCGTGGCAGACTCGCTGGCAGGGCGCATGGAGGTCGTACGATTGCTACCGCTTGCGCAAAGCGAGATCAGGACAGCCGGCAGCAGCTTCCTGCGCGACGCCTTTCAAAACGAAGCCAAAGCCGGAGAACCAATTGTCGGAGACGACCTGATGGCGGCGGTTCTGGCCGGTGGATATCCCGAGGCATTGGGCCGCAAAACCCTGAGCCGCAGACAGGACTGGTATGCGGATTATATCCAGGCGATCGTTCAACGCGACGTTCGCGATGTCGCGCAAATCGAGCAGATTGCTCAAATGCCGCGCCTGCTACGGATTCTGGCACAGCATTCGGGACAGCTCGTGAATTATTCCGGAATTGGCGCGGCCATCGGTATGAACCACATCACAACGCAAAAATATGTCGGCATCTTCGAGAGCCTGTTCCTCGCTCGAACCGTGCAGCCCTGGTTTTCCAACAAACTGAAACGCCTGACCAAAACACCGAAAATACATTTCCTCGATTCCGGTCTGCTCGCGTCTCTTCGGGACCTCTCTCTCGACCGCCTGCGCGACGACAGGGGTCAGTTCGGAGCGTTGCTGGAGACTTTTGTGTTTGGGGAGATCCTAAAACTCGCCAGCGGCGGGCATACCCGCTTCGAGTTTTCGCATTTTCGTGACAAGCAGCAGAACGAAGTCGATATCGTCATCGAAGACAGAAGCGGGAGAGTTGTCGGTATCGAGATAAAAGCGGCAGCATCCGTCTCGAGTTCCGATTTTTCCGGATTGCGAATTTTGGCCGAGGCATGTGGAGAACAATTTGTTTCGGGCATTGTCTTGTACGATCATAACAAGGTGATTCCATTCGGCGAACGCCTATCCGCCGTGCCAATTTCGGCGTTGTGGCATTAG
- a CDS encoding cystathionine beta-lyase has protein sequence MKPALRPDANIGQRNGSSEQSELFHGNRMQELMSDNNDRPKALGPNTQLVRAGYNPFDYHGFINPPVTRASTVLFPNAKAMERHEQKYTYATRGTPTTDALCEAVNELEGTAGTIIVPSGLAAVTLAFLAYLSPGDHALVVDSVYGNVRHFCDTMLTRFGVQVEYYDPSIGASIDSLFKPNTRLVHLEAPGSNSFEMQDVPAITAVAHRHAAVVTMDNTWATPLYFRPLDFGVDVSIQAATKYPAGHSDILLGTVSANAEHWKRLKYANGALGICGAPDDAYQVLRGLRTMGVRLERHQSNALEIAQWLEARDDVARVLHPALPSFPGHEIWKRDFKGASGVFSFVLAVARTDEFQAKAQAFLNALLLFGIGYSWGGFPSLALHVDLNDRRILPPPEEGPVLRLHIGLEDVVDLKADLEKGFSVARASR, from the coding sequence CAACGATAGACCAAAGGCCCTTGGTCCCAATACCCAGCTGGTCAGGGCTGGATACAACCCTTTCGATTATCACGGCTTCATCAATCCCCCCGTTACTCGAGCATCAACGGTGCTTTTCCCGAATGCGAAGGCGATGGAAAGACATGAGCAGAAGTACACCTACGCCACACGCGGGACGCCAACGACGGACGCCTTATGCGAAGCGGTGAACGAGCTCGAGGGGACGGCGGGAACCATCATCGTGCCTTCCGGCCTTGCCGCTGTCACGCTGGCATTTCTCGCTTATCTCTCTCCAGGCGACCATGCGCTGGTTGTCGATTCCGTCTATGGGAATGTCCGTCATTTTTGCGACACAATGCTTACCCGCTTTGGTGTGCAGGTCGAATACTACGATCCGTCCATCGGCGCTTCGATCGACTCGCTGTTCAAGCCGAATACGAGGCTTGTTCATCTGGAAGCGCCGGGCTCGAACTCTTTCGAGATGCAGGACGTGCCGGCCATCACAGCGGTCGCACACCGCCACGCGGCGGTGGTGACGATGGACAATACGTGGGCGACGCCACTGTACTTCCGGCCGCTCGACTTCGGCGTGGACGTTTCGATCCAGGCGGCCACCAAATATCCGGCCGGCCATTCCGATATTCTTTTGGGGACCGTTTCAGCCAACGCCGAACACTGGAAACGCCTCAAGTATGCGAATGGCGCGCTTGGCATATGCGGTGCCCCTGATGATGCCTATCAAGTATTGCGCGGGCTCCGCACCATGGGTGTCCGATTGGAGCGTCATCAGTCCAACGCGCTTGAGATAGCGCAATGGCTGGAAGCCCGCGACGACGTGGCGCGTGTCCTGCATCCCGCCCTGCCGAGTTTCCCTGGTCATGAGATCTGGAAACGCGATTTCAAAGGCGCAAGCGGAGTCTTCTCATTTGTGCTGGCTGTCGCGCGCACGGATGAATTCCAAGCAAAAGCACAGGCTTTCCTGAACGCCCTTTTGCTTTTCGGAATAGGCTATTCCTGGGGTGGCTTCCCGAGTTTGGCACTTCACGTCGATCTCAATGATCGGCGTATATTGCCGCCACCAGAGGAGGGACCCGTTCTGCGCCTCCATATCGGTCTCGAAGATGTCGTCGATCTTAAGGCGGACCTTGAGAAAGGATTTTCTGTGGCACGGGCGTCTCGATGA